A region of Myxococcus stipitatus DSM 14675 DNA encodes the following proteins:
- the yidD gene encoding membrane protein insertion efficiency factor YidD has product MSPLAFVISLPIRFYRKFLGPLLPKVCRFYPSCSTYAMEALEKHGGLKGSWLTVWRLLRCQPFHPGGIDPVP; this is encoded by the coding sequence ATGAGCCCGCTCGCCTTCGTCATCTCGCTGCCCATCCGCTTCTACCGGAAGTTCCTCGGGCCGCTTTTGCCGAAGGTGTGCCGCTTCTATCCCTCGTGCTCCACCTACGCCATGGAGGCGCTGGAAAAGCACGGAGGGCTCAAGGGTTCCTGGCTCACCGTGTGGCGCTTGTTGCGCTGCCAGCCCTTCCACCCCGGTGGCATCGACCCGGTGCCGTGA
- the yidC gene encoding membrane protein insertase YidC, which produces MNDPLSPQSNDSQKRLLVALLLSFAITAGWMFLFPPPPATPGAEDGGVAAAGPQDAGTQAQAALPPSGEASPPTPGSPTEATPPPPARKVDLTRKESVYQFSSQGAGLTSAVLQGVKMREQGSLSVSQGFQLLLGKEVPPAPQMNLAQPVPNQPLPLSVTIEGSSPLPANVSYAVEEKTGGAGLDSVTFTGRQGPWEVVKVFQWPQEGFEMLYTIQVKNISGQPQNGELQVHYSRAIDPNFEHAPSFFGGVGNLSRSSCQVDDKLHNMNPGDDKPEDTKGNIAFFGINQQYFVSALYPLDGPRAGHCILTATPTARQATAAFPLSVAAGETVTLRLGGYLGPKDPDLMASVPGTELVQAANLNAQNTFRPALTDTVDFGIWAVICKLLLTIMKFFHGLTGNWGVAIILLTVVVKMVLLPLTYRSMVSMEEVKKLQPRMEEIRKKYADNREQQNLEIMKLYQEAKVNPLGGCLPLLIQMPVWIALFTALRNSFDLYGEPFFGPIWRDLTYKDPTYLLPLALGVSMIITQKMQPQMMDATQAKIMTWFVPGIFTLTLLQYPAGLSLYIFTNNILSIAQQYGLRKWLDRNKPTGGGTPVAATAGGKRK; this is translated from the coding sequence ATGAACGATCCGCTCTCGCCCCAGTCGAACGACTCCCAGAAGCGGCTCCTGGTCGCCCTGCTGCTCTCCTTCGCCATCACCGCCGGTTGGATGTTCCTCTTCCCGCCCCCGCCCGCCACGCCTGGCGCCGAGGACGGAGGAGTGGCGGCGGCGGGCCCCCAGGACGCTGGCACGCAGGCCCAGGCCGCTCTCCCGCCGTCGGGTGAGGCCTCGCCGCCCACCCCGGGCAGCCCCACGGAGGCCACCCCTCCCCCGCCCGCCCGCAAGGTGGACCTGACCCGCAAGGAGTCCGTCTACCAGTTCTCCTCGCAGGGCGCGGGCCTGACGTCGGCGGTGCTCCAGGGCGTGAAGATGCGCGAGCAGGGCTCGCTGTCGGTGTCCCAGGGCTTCCAACTGCTGCTGGGCAAGGAGGTCCCGCCCGCGCCGCAGATGAACCTGGCGCAGCCGGTGCCCAACCAGCCGCTGCCGCTGTCCGTCACCATCGAGGGCTCGAGCCCCCTGCCGGCCAACGTCTCCTACGCGGTGGAGGAGAAGACGGGCGGCGCCGGGCTGGACTCCGTCACCTTCACGGGCCGCCAGGGTCCGTGGGAGGTGGTGAAGGTGTTCCAGTGGCCGCAGGAGGGCTTCGAGATGCTCTACACCATCCAGGTGAAGAACATCTCCGGCCAGCCGCAGAACGGCGAGCTGCAGGTGCACTACTCGCGCGCCATCGACCCGAACTTCGAGCACGCGCCGTCCTTCTTCGGCGGCGTGGGCAACCTGAGCCGCTCCTCGTGCCAGGTGGACGACAAGCTCCACAACATGAACCCGGGTGACGACAAGCCCGAGGACACGAAGGGCAACATCGCCTTCTTCGGCATCAACCAGCAGTACTTCGTGTCGGCGCTCTACCCGCTGGACGGCCCGCGCGCGGGCCACTGCATCCTCACCGCCACGCCCACCGCGCGGCAGGCGACGGCGGCCTTCCCGCTGAGCGTGGCCGCGGGTGAGACGGTGACGCTGCGGCTGGGCGGCTACCTGGGCCCCAAGGACCCCGACCTGATGGCGAGCGTGCCCGGCACCGAGCTGGTCCAGGCCGCGAACCTCAACGCGCAGAACACGTTCCGCCCGGCGCTCACGGACACCGTGGACTTCGGCATCTGGGCCGTCATCTGCAAGCTGCTGCTGACCATCATGAAGTTCTTCCACGGCCTCACGGGCAACTGGGGCGTGGCCATCATCCTGCTCACGGTGGTGGTGAAGATGGTGCTGCTGCCGCTCACCTACCGCTCCATGGTCAGCATGGAAGAGGTGAAGAAGCTCCAGCCGCGCATGGAGGAGATCCGCAAGAAGTACGCGGACAACCGCGAGCAGCAGAACCTTGAAATCATGAAGCTGTACCAGGAGGCGAAGGTGAACCCCCTGGGCGGCTGTCTGCCGCTGCTCATCCAGATGCCGGTGTGGATTGCGCTCTTCACGGCCCTGCGCAACAGCTTCGACCTGTACGGCGAGCCCTTCTTCGGCCCCATCTGGAGGGACCTGACCTACAAGGACCCCACGTACCTGCTGCCCCTGGCGCTGGGCGTGTCGATGATCATCACCCAGAAGATGCAGCCGCAGATGATGGATGCGACCCAGGCGAAGATCATGACCTGGTTCGTGCCCGGCATCTTCACGCTGACGCTGCTCCAGTACCCGGCCGGTCTGTCGCTCTACATCTTCACCAACAACATCCTCTCCATCGCGCAGCAGTACGGGTTGAGGAAGTGGCTGGACCGCAACAAGCCGACGGGTGGGGGAACGCCGGTGGCGGCGACGGCGGGAGGAAAACGCAAGTGA